Proteins encoded in a region of the Balaenoptera ricei isolate mBalRic1 chromosome 19, mBalRic1.hap2, whole genome shotgun sequence genome:
- the ATF5 gene encoding cyclic AMP-dependent transcription factor ATF-5: MSLLATLGLELDRTLLPASGLGWLVDYGKLPLAPAPLGPYEVLGGALEGGLPGGGEPLSGDGFSDWMTERVDFTALLPLETPLPSGALPPPSPPPPDLEAMASLLKKELEQMEDFFLDAPLLPPSSPPPTQPAPAPSLSLPLPLPTFDLPPTPDPDTLDLLAIYCRSEAAQGDSGLAPLSPPPQPPPPPPQPSRPTPYPNPAATRGDRKQKKRDQNKSAALRYRQRKRAEGEALEGECQGLEARNRELRERAESVEREIQYVKDLLIEVYKARSQRTRSS, from the exons ATGTCACTCCTGGCGAccctggggctggagctggacAGGACCCTGCTCCCAGCTAGCGGGCTGGGCTGGCTCGTAGACTATGGGAAACTccccctggcccctgcccccctGGGCCCCTATGAGGTCCTTGGGGGAGCCCTGGAGGGCGGGCTTCCAGGGGGGGGAGAGCCCCTGTCAG GCGACGGCTTCTCTGACTGGATGACCGAGCGGGTCGACTTTACAGCCCTCCTCCCTCTGGAGACCCCCTTGCCCTCAggtgccctccccccaccttccccaccaccacctgaCCTGGAAGCTATGGCCTCCCTCCTCAAGAAGGAGCTGGAGCAAATGGAAGACTTCTTCCTTGATGCCCCACTCCTCCCAccgtcctccccacccccgacaCAGCCAGCACCggcaccctccctctccctccccctccccctgcccaccttTGACCTCCCCCCGACCCCTGACCCGGACACCCTCGACTTGCTGGCCATCTACTGCCGCAGTGAGGCCGCGCAGGGGGACTCGGGGTTGGCGCCCCTGTCCCCCCCACCGcaaccccctcctcctccccctcaaccctcccgccccaccccctaccccaatCCTGCCGCCACCCGAGGGGACCGCAAGCAAAAGAAGAGAGACCAGAACAAGTCAGCAGCTCTGAGGTACCGCCAGAGGAAGCGTGCAGAGGGCGAGGCCCTGGAGGGCgagtgccaggggctggaggcccGGAACCGGGAGCTGAGGGAGAGGGCTGAGTCGGTGGAGCGGGAGATCCAGTACGTCAAGGATCTGCTCATCGAAGTGTACAAGGCTCGAAGCCAGAGGACCCGGAGCAGCTAG